In one window of Mercurialis annua linkage group LG4, ddMerAnnu1.2, whole genome shotgun sequence DNA:
- the LOC126679125 gene encoding probable calcium-binding protein CML36, translating into MKQFIKKISPKRIFAAKKDKKDRSIRSEPSSFSYGAASSSSSDDSLSEFHNKVKSSATPTSVLPETSGDWSDLSSEFFSEAFKLMDRDNDGMVSRTHLESLLTRLGANPPTQEEVATMLSEVDHDGDGCISVEALMSRIGAACDPAGDDEMRVAFEFFDTDHDGRITAEELIGVYKAIGDENCTLDECRRMIAEVDKNGDGFVCFEDFCRMMELQR; encoded by the coding sequence ATGAAGCAATTCATCAAGAAAATCAGCCCCAAGCGTATCTTCGCtgcaaaaaaagataaaaaagatCGATCTATTCGATCTGAGCCTTCGTCTTTCAGTTACGGGGCGGCCTCTTCCTCGTCATCGGACGACTCATTATCCGAGTTTCATAACAAGGTGAAGAGTTCCGCTACTCCCACCAGTGTTCTCCCCGAAACATCGGGGGACTGGTCGGATTTATCGTCGGAGTTTTTCAGTGAAGCTTTCAAACTGATGGACAGAGATAATGACGGGATGGTCTCGCGGACCCACTTGGAGTCGCTGTTGACCCGTTTGGGAGCGAACCCGCCTACCCAGGAGGAGGTGGCTACCATGTTGAGTGAGGTTGACCACGACGGCGATGGGTGCATAAGCGTGGAGGCGTTGATGAGCCGGATCGGGGCGGCTTGTGACCCGGCTGGGGATGATGAGATGAGAGTGGCGTTTGAGTTTTTTGATACGGATCATGACGGGAGGATAACGGCGGAGGAGCTTATCGGAGTTTATAAAGCGATTGGGGATGAGAACTGTACGTTGGATGAGTGCCGGCGTATGATTGCTGAGGTGGATAAAAATGGAGATGGGTTTGTGTGTTTTGAGGACTTTTGTCGTATGATGGAGCTGCAGAGATGA
- the LOC126678379 gene encoding uncharacterized protein LOC126678379 — protein sequence MQKAVEEKSREHIQASSMTEGKSPLAVNVLSEKWPERFKIPNLDNFDGTGCPESHVAKFYIKIVLLDVTDAIFCKTFPTMLSDTTQRWFFTNIQTKRSSEELYRCRQGEGETLKAYIERFNNEAIKIEDLNNDMNVQTLNKGTRIGVLGNKLSSKKAKTYQEVMVVAQKCINDGKRQKTSDAPKKEESKRGTSQRQSSQSRKDYGTSLCSISKYTPYENSNRWRNYTRTHVMWPKKMIHSTGTRDENRCCKFHEDYGHDIKE from the exons ATGCAAAAGGCCGTCGAAGAGAAGTCAAGGGAACATATCCAGGCCAGTAGCATGACTGAAGGAAAGTCACCATTGGCCGTGAACGTGCTGTCTGAGAAGTGGCCGGAGAGGTTCAAGATACCCAATCTCGACAACTTCGACGGAACCGGTTGTCCAGAAAGTCACGTCGCAAAATTTTACATCAAAATTGTCCTATTAGATGTTACAGACGCAATATTCTGTAAAACTTTTCCGACCATGCTAAGCGACACAACGCAACGATG GTTCTTCACGAACATTCAGACTAAGAGAAGCTCAGAAGAACTCTATAGGTGTAGGCAAGGCGAGGGAGAGACGCTCAAAGCGTATATTGAAAGATTCAACAATGAGGCCATAAAGATTGAAGACTTGAACAATGACATGAACGTCCAAACCCTGAATAAGGGTACGCGAATAGGAGTGCTAGGAAATAAGCTAAGTTCAAAGAAGGCAAAGACTTATCAGGAAGTTATGGTAGTAGCACAGAAGTGCATAAACGACGGTAAAAGGCAGAAGACTAGCGACGCGCCAAAAAAGGAGGAAAGCAAGAGAGGTACCTCACAAAGACAATCTTCACAATCGCGAAAGGACTATGGAACAAGCCTCTGCAGCATCAGCAAATACACACCATATGAGAACAGTAACCGTTGGAGGAACTACACCAG AACGCATGTGATGTGGCCTAAAAAGATGATCCACAGTACAGGAACAAGAGATGAAAACAGATGCTGCAAGTTCCATGAGGACTACGGGCATGACATAAAAGAGTGA